The Deltaproteobacteria bacterium genome includes a region encoding these proteins:
- the thiE gene encoding thiamine phosphate synthase — protein sequence MKVDFRVYLITDRKLASGGDIAGTVEKALEGGVRAVQLREKDLPGKELFRLAEKLRASTARYGAKLLVNDRADVAKSVGADGVHLGVFSITPREARSLLGKESLIGCSAHSLEELRGAEEEGADFATFGPVYATPSKAAFGRPLGVAALAEACGKARIPVFALGGVAAHNAAEVARAGCFGIALISGIVAAADPRAAARELTERFA from the coding sequence TTGAAGGTCGATTTCCGCGTATACCTCATCACGGACCGGAAACTGGCTTCCGGCGGGGATATTGCGGGAACGGTCGAAAAGGCGCTGGAGGGAGGCGTACGCGCCGTTCAATTGCGCGAGAAGGACTTGCCGGGGAAGGAGCTGTTCCGCCTCGCGGAAAAGCTGCGCGCCTCCACGGCGCGGTACGGGGCGAAGCTCCTGGTGAACGACAGGGCCGACGTCGCGAAGTCGGTCGGAGCGGACGGCGTCCACCTGGGAGTATTTTCGATCACACCGCGCGAAGCAAGGAGCCTGCTCGGCAAGGAGTCCCTCATCGGCTGCTCGGCCCATAGTCTTGAGGAACTGCGGGGAGCGGAAGAAGAAGGAGCGGATTTCGCGACATTCGGGCCGGTTTACGCAACGCCCTCGAAGGCGGCGTTCGGCCGCCCGCTGGGCGTCGCGGCGCTTGCGGAGGCATGCGGTAAGGCCCGCATCCCGGTATTCGCGCTGGGAGGAGTGGCCGCGCACAACGCGGCGGAGGTCGCGCGTGCCGGGTGTTTCGGAATCGCGCTTATATCCGGTATCGTCGCGGCGGCGGACCCGCGGGCGGCGGCAAGGGAACTCACGGAGCGCTTCGCCTGA
- a CDS encoding thiazole synthase, with protein MDTPLSIAGKTFRSRLLVGTGKYPDYPTMVRALEASGADIVTVAVRRVNLDRSMESLLDHVDPKRYTLLPNTAACYTADDAIRTCLLAREAGMSNMVKLEVIGDEKTLFPDTEGLLSAAKVLVKEGFVVLPYTNDDPIMAKKLEDAGCAAVMPLAAPIGSGLGIRNPFNLRILIDAVKVPVIVDAGVGTASDAAVAMELGSDGVLMNTGIAGAKDPVTMAEAMREAVSAGRKAFLAGRIPRKLYATASSPLDGTFF; from the coding sequence ATGGATACGCCGCTTTCGATCGCGGGAAAAACGTTCCGGTCACGGCTTCTCGTCGGGACGGGAAAATATCCCGACTACCCGACGATGGTAAGGGCGCTGGAGGCCTCCGGCGCGGATATCGTAACGGTGGCGGTGCGGCGGGTCAACCTGGACCGGAGCATGGAATCGCTGCTCGACCACGTAGACCCGAAACGATACACCCTCCTGCCGAACACGGCAGCCTGCTACACCGCGGACGACGCCATACGCACCTGCCTGCTCGCCCGTGAGGCCGGCATGTCGAACATGGTGAAGCTCGAAGTGATCGGCGACGAGAAGACCCTTTTCCCGGACACCGAAGGGCTTCTCTCGGCGGCGAAGGTCCTCGTGAAGGAAGGGTTCGTCGTCCTGCCATATACGAACGACGATCCCATCATGGCGAAGAAGCTGGAAGACGCGGGCTGCGCGGCCGTAATGCCGCTTGCTGCCCCGATCGGCTCGGGCCTCGGGATCCGCAATCCGTTCAACCTCCGGATCCTCATCGACGCCGTCAAGGTGCCGGTTATCGTCGACGCCGGCGTGGGGACTGCTTCCGACGCCGCCGTGGCGATGGAGCTCGGCAGCGACGGGGTACTGATGAACACCGGGATCGCGGGCGCGAAGGACCCGGTGACCATGGCGGAGGCGATGCGGGAGGCGGTATCCGCAGGGCGCAAGGCGTTTCTCGCGGGCCGGATCCCAAGGAAGCTGTACGCGACGGCCTCGTCGCCCCTGGACGGAACTTTCTTCTGA
- the thiS gene encoding sulfur carrier protein ThiS produces MEILVNGECRNIGEGATVLSLLREFSLPESRVAVERNRALVRKADFGSTELAEGDRIEIVTFVGGG; encoded by the coding sequence ATGGAGATCCTCGTCAATGGGGAATGCCGGAATATCGGTGAAGGCGCCACCGTGCTTTCTCTTCTGCGCGAGTTCTCGCTGCCGGAATCCAGGGTGGCGGTGGAGCGCAACCGCGCCCTCGTAAGAAAAGCCGATTTCGGAAGCACGGAGCTCGCCGAGGGAGACCGGATCGAGATAGTCACATTCGTAGGAGGTGGATAA
- the hydG gene encoding [FeFe] hydrogenase H-cluster radical SAM maturase HydG, with protein sequence MLPRNDIRNSAALPVAADEISRLLAGAQPLRRKEAFALLSSLSPHRRLRHHEAARLLLTDDILVWETAAAAARAMREEVFGRRIVLFAPLYLSNECGNSCLYCGFRRENRETRRITLSPQAAAAEARFLERKGFHRLLLVTGEHPVRTQPAYIAEVLRAIYRETGMRILHVNAAPMHVDDLRAIKEAGAGVFQVFQETYHPETYAAMHPSGAKSDYAWRLTCMDRAIAAGFGDVGIGALLGLYDYRFEVLSVIRHAEHLFESFGTFPHTISVPRFKHAFGSPLTGAPRPVSDAEFERIVIVYRLAVPSAGVVVTTREPASLRERTLDIGASQISAGSKTDPGGYSEGVRRQEAEQFEVDDVRPMEDIVRMVLARGYLPSLCTSCYRRQRTGDTFTEMAVDGHIREFCLPNALLSIAEFALSTEDVALREECLAAVREAKMEMEGSALLSEFERKLAMTLEGGRDHHF encoded by the coding sequence ATGCTTCCGCGGAACGACATCCGGAACTCCGCCGCACTTCCCGTTGCGGCGGATGAAATATCGAGATTGCTCGCAGGAGCGCAACCGCTTCGCCGGAAGGAAGCGTTCGCGCTGCTCTCCTCCCTGTCTCCCCACCGGAGACTTCGCCACCACGAAGCGGCAAGGCTTCTTCTGACCGACGACATACTGGTATGGGAAACGGCCGCGGCGGCCGCCCGTGCGATGCGCGAGGAAGTGTTCGGGCGAAGGATCGTCCTGTTCGCCCCCCTCTACCTTTCAAACGAGTGCGGAAACAGCTGCCTCTACTGCGGCTTCCGGCGGGAAAACCGGGAGACGCGGCGGATCACCCTCTCGCCGCAGGCCGCCGCCGCCGAGGCGCGCTTCCTCGAAAGGAAAGGGTTCCACCGGCTGCTCCTTGTGACCGGCGAACATCCCGTGCGAACGCAGCCGGCCTACATCGCCGAAGTCCTTCGAGCGATCTACAGGGAAACCGGCATGCGCATCCTTCACGTGAACGCCGCACCCATGCACGTGGACGATCTCCGCGCGATCAAGGAAGCAGGCGCGGGAGTTTTCCAGGTATTCCAGGAGACGTATCATCCGGAAACCTATGCAGCCATGCATCCGTCCGGGGCGAAATCGGACTACGCCTGGCGTCTTACCTGCATGGACCGTGCGATCGCGGCCGGGTTCGGCGACGTCGGGATCGGAGCGCTCCTCGGTCTCTACGATTACCGGTTCGAGGTTCTCTCCGTCATCCGGCACGCGGAGCACCTTTTTGAATCGTTCGGGACATTCCCGCATACGATCTCGGTTCCGCGATTCAAGCATGCTTTCGGTTCTCCGCTCACGGGTGCGCCCCGCCCGGTTTCGGACGCCGAGTTCGAGAGGATCGTCATCGTCTATCGCCTGGCTGTTCCTTCGGCAGGGGTCGTCGTGACGACCCGCGAGCCCGCTTCCCTGCGCGAGCGGACGCTTGACATCGGCGCATCACAGATCAGTGCGGGATCGAAAACCGATCCCGGGGGGTACAGCGAGGGCGTCCGGCGTCAAGAAGCGGAGCAGTTCGAGGTGGACGACGTGCGGCCGATGGAGGATATCGTTCGAATGGTGCTCGCGCGCGGATACCTCCCATCCCTTTGCACAAGCTGCTACCGGCGGCAGCGCACCGGAGACACGTTCACGGAAATGGCGGTGGACGGGCACATCCGGGAATTCTGCCTCCCCAACGCGCTGCTTTCGATCGCGGAGTTCGCGCTTTCCACGGAAGACGTCGCGCTGCGGGAAGAATGCCTTGCCGCGGTCCGGGAAGCGAAGATGGAGATGGAAGGATCGGCGCTGCTGTCCGAGTTCGAGCGAAAGCTTGCGATGACGCTTGAAGGCGGAAGGGACCATCATTTTTGA
- the alr gene encoding alanine racemase, which translates to MARPTTAEINLSALRHNYRILRSLLPATTGIFAVVKADAYGHGAVAASRALAEEGAGMFGVATVEEGVELRQAGIRNPVVVLGGVDEPQAEEAHANGLSAALFDPEQIPYLARTAAERGKPFSLHLKVDTGMGRLGFLPGESAKMIDAVRSRKELRVDGWMTHLSSADGQGKEDREFTLGQLEIFSRGITAVREAFGQGVAVHALNSAGILSFREYAFDMVRPGIAMYGSLPAEGLGAGLGLRPPMRLVTKIVSVKEIPPDHPVSYGRTYRRPERRTIAVVPLGYADGYRRSFSGKASMAVMGQRAPVAGRVCMDHTMLDVTGIHGVRPGTDVVVMGEGAETADDLARISGTIPYEILTQVGRRIPRRIVG; encoded by the coding sequence TTGGCAAGGCCGACGACGGCTGAAATCAACCTCTCGGCGCTCCGGCATAATTACCGGATCCTCCGTTCCCTCCTCCCAGCCACCACCGGCATTTTCGCCGTCGTGAAGGCGGACGCGTACGGCCACGGCGCCGTGGCGGCGTCCCGCGCGCTCGCCGAGGAAGGCGCCGGGATGTTCGGGGTCGCCACGGTGGAAGAGGGTGTGGAGCTGAGGCAGGCGGGCATCCGGAACCCCGTCGTCGTGCTGGGAGGAGTGGACGAGCCGCAGGCCGAAGAGGCGCACGCCAACGGCCTTTCCGCCGCCCTGTTCGATCCGGAGCAGATCCCGTATCTGGCGCGCACCGCCGCGGAGCGGGGGAAGCCGTTCTCCCTGCACCTGAAGGTCGATACCGGCATGGGCCGGCTCGGTTTCCTGCCCGGCGAGAGTGCGAAGATGATCGATGCCGTGCGATCCCGCAAGGAGCTGCGGGTCGATGGATGGATGACGCACCTTTCCTCCGCGGACGGGCAGGGGAAGGAGGACCGCGAGTTCACACTTGGGCAGCTGGAAATCTTTTCGCGCGGGATCACGGCGGTGCGGGAAGCTTTCGGGCAGGGCGTTGCGGTGCACGCCCTGAACAGCGCCGGAATACTCTCCTTCCGCGAGTATGCGTTCGACATGGTCCGGCCCGGGATCGCGATGTACGGCAGCCTTCCCGCGGAAGGCCTGGGAGCCGGGCTCGGTCTCCGGCCGCCGATGCGGCTGGTGACCAAGATCGTGTCGGTGAAGGAGATTCCCCCGGACCACCCGGTGAGCTATGGACGCACCTATCGCCGGCCCGAACGAAGGACGATCGCGGTGGTGCCGCTGGGTTACGCCGACGGGTACCGGCGTTCCTTCTCCGGAAAGGCGTCGATGGCCGTGATGGGGCAGCGTGCGCCTGTCGCAGGAAGGGTGTGCATGGATCACACGATGCTGGACGTGACCGGGATCCACGGCGTTCGCCCCGGCACGGATGTCGTGGTCATGGGGGAGGGCGCGGAGACCGCGGACGATCTCGCCCGCATCTCCGGGACCATTCCCTATGAGATCCTTACCCAGGTTGGACGCCGTATCCCGAGGCGGATCGTTGGCTGA
- a CDS encoding ABC transporter permease: MVEDLGNVFVLFLQCVSWLLRPPSEFKNIIKQMEEVGIRSMPVVLVTATFTGMVLALQSWSGFQRFQATSFVGSVVALSITRELGPVFAGLMVSGRVGAAMAAELGTMKVTEQIDAMVTLATNPVKYLVVPRVVASTAVLPVLVIFADLVGILGGYFVAVYLLGANPYVYVNKTYQYLEFRDIYTGLVKAAVFGFLIALISCYNGFIAEGGAEGVGRATTRAVVASSMVVLISDYFMTSLMF; the protein is encoded by the coding sequence ATGGTCGAGGACCTGGGAAACGTCTTCGTGCTCTTTCTGCAGTGCGTGAGCTGGCTGCTCCGGCCACCTTCGGAGTTCAAGAACATCATCAAGCAGATGGAGGAAGTGGGGATACGCTCGATGCCCGTCGTCCTCGTGACGGCGACTTTCACCGGGATGGTGCTGGCTCTCCAGAGCTGGTCGGGGTTCCAGAGGTTCCAGGCGACGAGCTTCGTCGGATCGGTGGTGGCGCTTTCCATAACGCGGGAACTGGGCCCGGTGTTCGCGGGACTCATGGTCTCCGGCCGCGTCGGAGCGGCCATGGCCGCGGAGCTTGGAACGATGAAGGTCACGGAGCAGATAGATGCGATGGTGACCCTGGCCACCAACCCGGTCAAGTATCTCGTGGTGCCGCGCGTGGTCGCCTCCACGGCGGTGCTGCCTGTCCTGGTCATCTTCGCGGACCTGGTCGGAATTCTCGGCGGCTACTTCGTCGCCGTGTACCTGCTGGGGGCGAACCCTTACGTATACGTCAACAAGACTTACCAGTACCTCGAGTTCAGGGACATCTACACGGGGCTGGTCAAGGCGGCGGTGTTCGGATTCCTCATAGCGCTCATCTCCTGCTACAACGGGTTCATCGCGGAGGGGGGCGCCGAAGGGGTCGGCAGGGCAACTACGCGGGCGGTGGTGGCATCTTCCATGGTCGTGCTCATTTCGGACTACTTCATGACGTCGTTGATGTTCTAA
- a CDS encoding ABC transporter ATP-binding protein, producing MPAIEIRGLSKRFGRKVVLDGLDLTIPPGKNTVVIGGSGTGKSVLIKCVVGLLRADAGEIRIDGEDVTKMDERELVRVRKKFGMLFQGAALFDSMNVEDNVAFSLRRLHKYPEGQIRNVVEEKLAMVGLSRIQGLMPAELSGGMKKRVGLARAIASEPEILLYDEPTTGLDPIMADVINELIIRLRESLGVTSISITHDMASAYKIADYIAMLYKGKIIEVGTPEEIRHSANPVVSQFVEGRAQGPITAEHEEFIRFVRRSGETGGQEER from the coding sequence GTGCCGGCTATCGAAATCCGTGGGCTGTCGAAAAGGTTCGGCAGGAAGGTCGTTCTCGACGGCCTCGATCTGACGATCCCCCCGGGGAAGAACACGGTCGTCATCGGCGGCAGCGGAACCGGGAAATCGGTCCTCATCAAGTGCGTCGTGGGGCTTTTGCGGGCGGACGCCGGCGAGATCAGGATCGACGGCGAAGACGTTACGAAGATGGACGAGCGGGAGCTGGTCCGGGTCCGTAAAAAATTCGGCATGCTTTTCCAGGGAGCGGCGCTCTTCGACTCGATGAACGTGGAAGACAACGTGGCCTTCTCCCTGCGGCGGCTGCACAAATACCCGGAGGGACAGATCCGGAACGTCGTGGAGGAAAAGCTCGCCATGGTGGGGCTTTCGAGGATACAGGGTCTCATGCCGGCGGAGCTGTCCGGCGGGATGAAAAAGCGCGTCGGCCTTGCCCGCGCGATCGCTTCCGAGCCCGAGATCCTGCTTTACGACGAGCCGACCACGGGACTCGACCCCATAATGGCCGACGTCATAAACGAACTGATCATACGGCTGCGGGAATCGCTCGGGGTGACCTCGATATCCATCACCCACGACATGGCCTCGGCCTACAAGATCGCGGATTACATCGCGATGCTGTATAAAGGTAAGATCATCGAGGTGGGGACGCCGGAGGAAATCCGGCACAGCGCCAATCCCGTGGTATCCCAGTTCGTGGAGGGACGCGCGCAGGGGCCGATCACGGCCGAACACGAAGAGTTCATACGCTTCGTCCGCCGGTCGGGCGAAACCGGGGGCCAGGAGGAGCGGTAA
- a CDS encoding MCE family protein: MSREAKVGIFVVLGLVILTYFTFRVSKWGGIAERGYKLSVDFENAGGLEPKANVKMAGVPIGKVEEIRLVGDRARLDLRIDSGIRIPVDSVASIQTQGLLGEKYVEIMPGKRADQTLPPGGRIANTQQPVNLDEMVRKLSLIADDVKRFTDSLSSTIGTEEGKQAIAEILKNVREASAVLRNVSTANEERLNRILVNVDRLSADLSQMASANKEDVRATIANLRAFSQTLKEETPQLAKKLEAMGEQVSGVFGENRENIKVAIANLSTASTKLDNTLASAEKVMGRIERGEGTLGKLVSDNTTIGSLNDTLEGINRYVRKTESLKTFLDYRLEYQTKPSEYKHYVNLRLQPSADKYYLLGVVDDPRGRESSDETTSTINGVTTTEQRTTFSNKLKLSAQVAKRFSRLTLRGGVLENTGGVGADFDVIRDKLSVGIDAYDFARKGDQPPHLKAYGNYDIVKNLFITGGVDDILNDEKNLRTFFLGFGIKFADEDLKTLLGAVPIRP; this comes from the coding sequence ATGTCGAGAGAGGCCAAAGTGGGGATCTTCGTCGTCCTTGGCCTGGTGATCCTCACGTACTTCACGTTCCGCGTCAGCAAATGGGGAGGGATCGCGGAGCGGGGGTACAAGCTGAGCGTGGATTTCGAGAATGCCGGCGGGCTCGAGCCGAAAGCGAACGTGAAGATGGCGGGGGTCCCGATCGGAAAGGTCGAGGAGATCCGCCTGGTGGGCGACCGCGCGAGGCTGGACCTTCGCATCGACTCCGGTATCCGCATTCCCGTCGATTCCGTCGCGTCGATCCAGACCCAGGGTCTGTTGGGGGAGAAATACGTCGAGATCATGCCCGGGAAGCGGGCGGACCAGACGCTGCCTCCCGGCGGCCGGATCGCCAATACGCAGCAGCCGGTGAACCTGGACGAGATGGTCCGAAAGCTATCCCTCATCGCGGACGACGTCAAGCGCTTCACCGATTCCCTTTCCAGTACGATAGGAACCGAAGAGGGCAAGCAGGCCATCGCGGAAATCCTCAAGAACGTCCGCGAGGCGAGCGCGGTCTTGAGGAACGTCTCCACGGCGAACGAGGAGCGGCTGAACCGCATACTGGTCAACGTGGACCGCTTGTCCGCGGACCTCTCGCAAATGGCATCCGCCAACAAGGAGGACGTTCGGGCGACGATCGCCAACCTGCGGGCGTTCTCGCAGACGCTGAAGGAGGAGACCCCCCAGCTTGCCAAAAAACTCGAGGCGATGGGAGAGCAGGTGAGCGGGGTTTTCGGCGAGAACCGGGAAAACATCAAGGTGGCCATCGCGAACTTGAGCACCGCCTCAACGAAGCTCGACAACACGCTGGCCTCTGCGGAAAAGGTGATGGGGAGGATAGAGCGGGGAGAGGGAACGCTCGGAAAGCTCGTGTCCGACAACACCACCATAGGTTCGCTCAACGACACCCTGGAAGGGATCAACCGGTACGTCAGGAAAACCGAATCCCTCAAGACGTTCCTGGATTACCGCCTCGAGTACCAGACCAAGCCTTCCGAGTACAAGCATTACGTGAACCTGCGGCTTCAGCCGTCCGCCGACAAGTATTATCTCCTCGGAGTCGTCGACGATCCCCGCGGGAGGGAGAGTTCGGACGAGACCACCTCGACGATCAACGGGGTGACAACGACTGAGCAGCGGACCACCTTCAGCAACAAGCTGAAGCTCAGCGCCCAGGTGGCGAAGCGTTTTTCGAGGCTGACGCTGCGCGGGGGCGTGCTCGAGAACACCGGAGGCGTGGGAGCGGACTTCGACGTCATCAGGGACAAGCTTTCGGTGGGAATCGACGCCTACGACTTCGCCCGGAAGGGTGACCAGCCCCCGCATTTGAAAGCGTACGGCAACTATGATATCGTGAAAAACCTTTTCATCACCGGCGGCGTGGACGACATCCTAAACGACGAGAAAAACCTGAGGACCTTCTTCCTCGGCTTCGGGATCAAGTTCGCGGATGAGGACCTGAAGACCTTGCTGGGGGCCGTCCCGATCCGGCCGTAA
- the purH gene encoding bifunctional phosphoribosylaminoimidazolecarboxamide formyltransferase/IMP cyclohydrolase, whose product MARILRAILSVSDKTGIVEFAKGISRLGVELYASGGTAKLLKEKKAPVRLIEEYTGFPEMLDGRVKTLNPKIHGGILALRDNPAHMKTIESHGIVPFDMVVVNLYPFEATIGKQGCTRAEAIENIDIGGPSMLRSAAKNCRHVAVVCNPADYADILAKLKKGNGNLDPQTMEELGRKAFALTAAYDAAISNYLGRGESAQDEYPATFTAQWKRLQSLRYGENPHQSAAFYADLKLSDEPTLGGARQLQGKELSYNNIVDIDAALQLAMEFSDPAAAIIKHTNPSGVGLSKRRLVDAFKKARECDPVSAYGGVVGFNRPVGADTAREIASTFFEAVIAPGYDRTAKKILSAKANLRVLETGGEFRWGNQAGFEMKKVSGGLLLQGRDRHVLDPANLKVATKRTPTPEELEAMLFAWKVCKHVKSNAIVYALKDRTVGVGAGQMSRVDSAKIAVMKAQRPTKGTVVASDAFFPFRDGLDAAAAAGATAAIQPGGSVRDAEVIAAADEHGMAMVFTGVRHFRH is encoded by the coding sequence ATGGCGAGAATCCTGCGGGCGATTCTGAGCGTATCGGACAAAACCGGCATAGTGGAATTCGCGAAAGGCATTTCGCGTCTCGGCGTGGAATTGTACGCCTCCGGCGGCACGGCGAAGCTGCTTAAGGAAAAGAAGGCGCCGGTCCGCCTCATCGAGGAGTACACCGGCTTCCCCGAGATGCTTGACGGGCGCGTCAAGACGCTCAACCCGAAGATCCACGGGGGGATCCTGGCGCTGCGGGACAACCCCGCCCACATGAAGACGATCGAATCGCACGGCATCGTGCCGTTCGACATGGTTGTGGTCAACCTCTACCCGTTCGAGGCGACGATCGGCAAGCAGGGTTGCACGCGCGCCGAGGCGATCGAGAACATCGACATCGGAGGCCCGTCGATGCTCCGGTCGGCGGCGAAGAACTGCCGGCACGTTGCCGTAGTCTGCAACCCGGCCGATTACGCGGACATCCTGGCGAAACTGAAAAAAGGGAACGGAAACCTGGATCCGCAGACCATGGAGGAATTGGGACGGAAGGCTTTCGCGCTCACCGCCGCGTACGACGCCGCCATATCCAATTACCTGGGACGCGGGGAATCGGCCCAGGATGAATACCCGGCGACCTTCACCGCTCAATGGAAAAGGCTGCAGTCGCTTCGGTACGGCGAAAATCCGCACCAGAGCGCCGCATTCTACGCGGACCTGAAGCTTTCGGACGAGCCGACCCTCGGCGGGGCGCGGCAGCTTCAGGGCAAGGAACTTTCCTACAACAACATCGTGGACATAGACGCGGCGCTCCAGCTTGCCATGGAGTTCTCCGATCCGGCGGCGGCCATCATAAAGCACACCAACCCTTCGGGGGTCGGGCTTTCGAAGCGCCGTTTGGTCGATGCCTTCAAGAAGGCGAGGGAGTGCGACCCGGTGTCCGCCTACGGAGGGGTTGTGGGATTCAACCGGCCCGTGGGGGCGGATACGGCCCGGGAGATCGCTTCGACTTTTTTCGAGGCGGTCATCGCACCGGGCTACGACAGGACGGCGAAAAAAATCCTCTCCGCCAAGGCGAACCTCCGTGTGCTTGAGACCGGTGGAGAGTTCCGGTGGGGGAACCAGGCCGGTTTCGAGATGAAGAAGGTGAGCGGGGGACTTTTGCTGCAGGGCCGCGACCGGCACGTGCTCGATCCCGCGAATCTCAAGGTGGCGACGAAGCGCACTCCTACGCCGGAGGAACTCGAAGCGATGCTGTTCGCGTGGAAGGTCTGCAAGCACGTAAAGTCCAACGCCATCGTCTACGCCTTGAAGGACCGGACGGTCGGAGTGGGGGCGGGGCAGATGAGCCGCGTGGACTCGGCGAAGATCGCGGTGATGAAGGCCCAGCGGCCTACGAAGGGGACGGTGGTGGCGTCCGACGCATTCTTCCCGTTCCGGGACGGCCTGGACGCCGCCGCGGCGGCCGGGGCGACGGCGGCCATCCAGCCCGGCGGATCGGTGCGGGACGCGGAGGTGATCGCGGCCGCCGACGAGCACGGCATGGCCATGGTCTTCACCGGCGTCAGGCATTTCCGGCATTAG
- the purD gene encoding phosphoribosylamine--glycine ligase — MKVLVVGGGGREHALVWKIAQSPLVEKIFAAPGNPGIARNAELVPVTVDEVGKLRDFAVANRIDLTVVGPEAPLVAGLSDALAKEGLLVCGPSKAAAQLEGSKVFTKNILARYGIPTADFRVFDEYDEAEAYVLTHRLPVVIKADGLAAGKGVAVAGTYEEAVAFLKDVMEKRIFGDAGERVVVEDCLTGEEASYIVFTDGEKIVPLPTSQDHKRIGDGDSGPNTGGMGAYSPAPVVTPEVEQKAMKKIFEPLLAGMRAEGTPFRGILYGGLMIERGEPKVLEFNVRFGDPEAQPLFMRLSSDLVPLLMQCAQGKLTDAVMRIDPRPTVCIVMSSGGYPGPYKKGFPISGIEEAENEGGVQVFHAGTAVKDGRLVSNGGRVLGVTAVDKDIRSAIERGYRAAEKISWEGAYFRRDIGRRALERSGA; from the coding sequence CTGAAAGTTCTGGTCGTGGGTGGAGGCGGCAGGGAGCACGCGCTCGTCTGGAAGATCGCGCAGAGCCCGCTTGTGGAGAAGATTTTCGCGGCGCCTGGAAATCCGGGGATAGCGCGCAACGCGGAGCTGGTGCCTGTGACCGTCGACGAGGTGGGGAAGCTGCGGGACTTCGCCGTGGCGAACCGGATCGACCTGACCGTGGTCGGGCCCGAAGCGCCCCTGGTGGCGGGGCTCTCCGACGCGCTAGCGAAGGAAGGGCTTCTTGTGTGCGGGCCGAGCAAGGCGGCGGCGCAGCTCGAGGGCTCCAAGGTTTTCACGAAGAACATCCTGGCCAGGTACGGCATACCCACGGCGGATTTCCGGGTCTTCGACGAATACGACGAAGCGGAAGCATACGTGCTGACGCATCGCCTTCCCGTCGTGATCAAGGCGGACGGGCTGGCCGCAGGAAAAGGGGTGGCGGTCGCCGGGACGTACGAGGAGGCGGTAGCGTTCCTAAAGGATGTCATGGAGAAGAGGATCTTCGGCGACGCCGGGGAACGGGTCGTCGTGGAAGATTGCCTTACAGGCGAAGAGGCTTCCTACATCGTCTTCACAGACGGCGAGAAGATCGTTCCCCTTCCCACGTCGCAGGACCACAAGCGGATCGGGGACGGTGACTCCGGACCCAATACCGGAGGCATGGGGGCGTATTCTCCGGCGCCGGTGGTGACGCCGGAGGTGGAGCAGAAGGCCATGAAGAAGATTTTCGAGCCTCTCCTCGCGGGCATGCGTGCGGAGGGGACCCCGTTCCGCGGTATCCTGTACGGCGGGCTGATGATCGAGCGCGGGGAGCCGAAGGTTCTCGAATTCAACGTGCGGTTCGGCGATCCCGAAGCGCAGCCGCTCTTCATGCGGCTTTCGAGCGACCTGGTGCCGCTTCTCATGCAATGCGCCCAGGGGAAGCTCACGGACGCGGTGATGAGGATCGACCCGCGCCCGACCGTGTGCATCGTGATGTCCTCGGGAGGCTACCCGGGTCCATACAAGAAGGGATTCCCCATTTCCGGGATCGAGGAAGCGGAAAATGAGGGCGGCGTCCAGGTGTTCCACGCCGGCACCGCGGTGAAGGACGGACGGCTGGTGAGCAACGGCGGGCGCGTGCTGGGCGTGACGGCTGTGGACAAGGACATCCGCAGCGCGATCGAGCGCGGGTACCGGGCCGCCGAAAAGATATCCTGGGAAGGGGCGTACTTCCGCCGGGACATCGGGCGGAGGGCGCTGGAGCGAAGCGGGGCTTGA
- the purE gene encoding 5-(carboxyamino)imidazole ribonucleotide mutase produces the protein MSGKILILMGSKSDAEAMGEAARILESLGIPSDSTVASAHRSPARTQKLARDAEGNGYSVIIAGAGAAAHLAGVVAAETVLPVIGVPLASSPLSGLDSLLSTAQMPGGVPVATMAVGKAGAQNAAYLAAQILALSDPKIRKKLKERRRKMAEAVAASAMEIG, from the coding sequence ATGTCCGGCAAAATCCTCATCCTCATGGGAAGCAAGTCGGACGCGGAGGCCATGGGAGAGGCCGCGCGTATCCTCGAATCGCTCGGGATACCTTCGGACTCGACGGTTGCCTCGGCCCACCGTTCCCCCGCCCGCACCCAGAAGCTGGCGCGGGACGCGGAGGGGAACGGATATTCCGTGATCATCGCGGGGGCCGGGGCGGCAGCGCACCTTGCGGGCGTCGTCGCGGCGGAGACCGTGCTGCCGGTCATCGGGGTGCCGCTGGCGAGCTCCCCCTTGTCGGGGCTCGATTCGCTGTTGTCCACCGCGCAGATGCCGGGAGGCGTCCCGGTCGCAACCATGGCCGTCGGGAAAGCGGGTGCGCAGAACGCCGCGTACCTTGCGGCGCAGATCCTGGCGCTGTCGGACCCGAAGATCAGGAAGAAATTGAAGGAGCGCCGCAGGAAAATGGCGGAGGCCGTCGCAGCGTCGGCGATGGAGATCGGGTGA